The nucleotide sequence TCAATCTTTTTAATTCTAAAAATCCGTTTTTAAAAAGTAAAAGATGTCTCACTACTTTTATTCCGCCGCCTGTAGAACCGGCAGAACCGCCGATAAATAAAAGAATGAAAAAAATCATTCGGGAAAACACTGCCCAGTTTTCATAATCGCTGGAAACAAATCCCGTTGTTGTTACTAAAGAAACTACATGGAATAGTGCTTGTCTAAATGATTCTTCCGGATGAAAATCTACATGCGGATGATGAATTAAAGCGATAAGTATTGAAACACCTAAAATTAAAAATAGATAGTATCTAAACTCATCGTTGTTTTTAAAGAATGAAAATTTTTTATGAATTACCAGATAGTGAATGGTAAAATTCATACCCGCAAAAAACATAAAAACAATTAGAATATATTGTATAAAAGGTGAAGTGTAATAAGCGGTGCTTGCGTTCTTTGTAGAAAATCCGCCGGTAGCCATTGTTGTAAAGGAATGATTGATCGCATCAAAAATGTCCATTCCTGCAAACATTAATAAAACAGTTTCCGCAAGTGTAAATCCCAAATAAATTATCCACAATCTTTTTGCAGTTTCCTTAACGCGCGGATGAAGTTTGTCTTTTGTAATTCCAGGCACTTCAGCGGCGTATAATTGCATCCCGCCGATTCCTAATAATGGAAGAATGGCAAGAGATAAAACTATAATTCCCATACCGCCAATCCACTGCGTAAATGAGCGCCAGAAAAGTAATCCGTGCGGCATTGATTCAATATCTGTTAAGATTGATGCGCCTGTGGTTGTAAAGCCCGACATCGTTTCAAAAAACGCGTTTGAAAAGTTTGGAATTGATCCGTGAAAAATAAACGGCAAGGCACCGAACAACGACATGCAAACCCAACCAAGTGTTACAATTAAATAACCTTCACGTTTACCTAATTCAAGCCTATCAGTTTTTCTGGTTACAAACCAAAGAATAATTCCGGTAGCAGATGTAGCTAATCCTGCTGTAAGCAAAGCAATAAGATCATTATCACCGTAGTAGATTGAGAAGGGAATACCGAGCATCATAAAAATACCGGTAATAAAAATTAAAAATCCAAGTATGTTAAGAATTAATTTATAGTTCACTAAGGGATTTATCTTTCAAAAAACTTTTCTAATTTTTTTACAGCATCAGGCAAAGAAAAAACTACAACTTTATCACCCGCAACAATTTTTGTATCGCCCGTTCCAATAAAACCTTGTTCATCACGAACATAACCACCAATTATACAACCTTTTGGTAAATTAAGTTTTGCAAGAGTATTTTCTGTTATTTCTGATCCAGGCTGAGCAACATACTCTATTAAAACTGCATCAATTCCTTCTAGTGTTGAATAAGAAAGCAGTTCACCTTTTTTAATAAATCGAACAATATTGTTTGCTGTAATTAATTTTTTGTTGATCAGTGCATCAAGACCAATTGTTTGTGTTAGAGGAATGTAATCTACTTTATCCACAAGCGCGATTGCTTTTTTAACCCCGAGATGCTTTGCCATTAAACAAGAAATGATATTTGTTTCAGCATCTTCAGTTACCGCGATGTAAGCATCAACATCAATAATTCCTTCTTGAGCAAGTAAATCAATATCTCTTCCGTCACCTTTAATTACTAGTGTGTTTGGAAGCTTATCAGCAAGCTCAAAAGCCTTCTCGGGATTAGCATCGATAAGTTTAACACTCATTTTATCACTTAATAAACTTGCAACACGCCGCCCGATTTTTCCACCCCCAAGAATCATAATGTTATCAAACTTTAGGTTCTCTTTTCCTGCAAGTTGTAAAATTGTTTCATGTCCTTGCGGTTTTGAAATAACAAAAACCTGATCGTTTGGAAGAAACTTATCGCTGCCTGATGGAATTATTGTTCGAAAGTTTCTGTGAATTGCAACAACTCTAAAATCTACGTTTTGATATTCCTGTGCAACCTCAAAAACTTTTTTATGGATTACAGGGGCATTTTTATCTAACCTAATCCCAACCACAGAAAGTTTACCGCCTTCAAATTCAAGTACATCAGTTGCGGCGGTACGATTGATAAGATTTACAGTTTCCATCGCTGCAAGTTCTTCGGGGTAAATCATAAAATCTATGCCGAGTTCCGAAAAATTAACTCCGGCTTCAGAATCAAGATATTCAGCATTAGATATTCTTGCGATGGTTCTTTTTGCCCCAAGTTTTTTACCAAGAATTGCGGTGGTAATATTAATTTCTTCATTTGAAGTTACAGCTACGAGCAGGTCAGCTTTATGTACGTTAGCTTTTTTAAGGGTTGCAACTGAAGTTGATGATCCATTAATTGTTAAAATATCTGCCATTTGATCTGAATATGAAAGGCGCTCGTTATTCATATCAATTGCGATTATATCATGTGATTCACTGGAGAGCTGTTTTGCAAGTTGATATCCGACATCTCCCATTCCGGTTATAATAATCTTCATAATTTAATTTGATTTTTCTGTTAAACTAAAATTCTAAAAATTCTATCAATCTACTTTTACTAATATAAATAGATTATTAATGTTAAATCGTTTTTGGCTTGTGGAAATTTTTATAATTGGATTATGGAATATAGATTCTGAGAATCTTTTTAATCGTGAGCCAATAGCTTTTTTTGGGGAAAGGAGAACTTTATCTTTTATTATAAATTAAAACCCCGAAAGTAATTTCCGGGGTTCAAATCAATATAAAACTATTTGGTAGGAGGTAAAAGAACAGTATCAATAACGTGGATTACTCCGTTCGATGCTTCAACATCTGCTTTGATAACTTTTGAATTGTTGATCATCACACTTCCATCTTTTACCGTTATCATAACCTTGCTGCCTTCAACAGTTTTTGCATCTTTTAATTTTACTACTTCACCTGACATTACATTCCCAGATACTACGTGATAAAGTAAAATTTTCTTTAATGCATCTTTATCTTTTAACAAACCTTCAATAGTACCTTTTGGCAATTTAGAAAAAGCTTCATCTGTAGGTGCAAATACTGTAAATGGACCTTTACCTTGTAAAGTTTCAATTAATCCAGCTTCTTTAAGCGCAGTAGCTAGAGTTTTAAACATACCTGCATCAACAGCTGTTGTGACAATATCTTTTTTAGATTTTTCTTTACTCATATTTTGAGCATTTGTTGATATTACTGATAATGCAACAAATAATACACTTAAAGCAACGATTCTTAGTTTTAACATTTTTTCTCCAATTGATTTATGATTTCATTAAGTTATTTACGATCGTTAGAATGTATAACGAATATTTTTAGGATTGAGTTCCATTCTTAAAAATATTTTTATGAGATGATTTTTATTTACAGTAATTGCCTTAATTGAATGAATTTTGTTTATTTGCGTAACCTATTTGATTAAGTTACATCATACAATAAGACAAAATATTTATTTAAGTAGAGGAAAAAATGGCAACTAAAAAAGCACTTGTTAAACAAGTTAAAGGAATTACCTTCGTTGGAAAAACCGATTCAAATCATTGGATTACGATGGATGGACCGGAAAGTTTTGGAGGAAGTGATGCAGGAATTAGACCGAAAGAATTATTAATCTTAGTCTTGGCGGATGTACCGGCAGTGATGTGACAAGTATTCTCTCTAAGAAGAAGATTAAATTAGATGGGTTTGAAATTAACATTACAGCAGAAAGTGCAGACGAGCACCCACAAGTTTTTACAAAAATGCATCTTGAATATGTTTTTTACGGTAAGGATGTTCCCGTTAAGGATGTTGAACGTGCAATTGAACTTTCGCTAACAAAATATTGTAGTGTTACCGCAATGCTGCAAAAAGCAATGCCGATTGAACATAGTTTTAGAATTGTTGAAGGTGAATAGATAGTTAGGAGCTTTGGAGAGATGGAGTAGTGGGTTTGTATTAACCCATTACTCCACAATTCCATTTTGATTAACTCTTTTGATACAATCCGATTGTATTGCCATCAGGGTCATTAAAAAGCGCATACCAGCCCATTGCAGGAATTACAGTTTTAGTTCTTTTTACCGCGCCGCCATTTTCTTTTACTCGTTTTAATATTGAATCAATTTCAGGCATATTGACATGAAATACAGTTGATTCTCCTTTACAAACTTCATCCACTTGTCTTAATCCAACCATTGTCCCTTTATGATTGTTAAAAAGTAAATATCCGTTACCGAAAGCTTTAAAGTCCCAGCCTAATACTTTATGATAAAAATCTTTGGATTTATCTAAATCAGTTGATGGAATTTCACAATGAGCAATTAAATGATCAGCCATAGGTTTTTCCTTAAAAAATTAGAGTTATTTATGGCAGGAAATTACAAGTAAGAGACTACTAATTCAAGATTATTTTTGTAGAGAAGTTGTAAAAATGATTTTGTAAATTTGAATGTATTCAATCTCACAATTATTAACCTATTATTTAGGGACTATTATGAAAAACTTAATTTTTGTTTTACTCATTTCAGTATTCTGTTTTTTTAACAATACTTTTTCGCAAAAAGAAGATCATGCAAATGAAATAAACTCATCTGTACCCGAATTATTTGATTTTCACGAAGTGGTTTATCCGCTTTGGCACACAGCTTATCCAAATAAAGACTACGCGTTATTCAAACAGCTGCT is from Ignavibacteriales bacterium and encodes:
- a CDS encoding VOC family protein, giving the protein MADHLIAHCEIPSTDLDKSKDFYHKVLGWDFKAFGNGYLLFNNHKGTMVGLRQVDEVCKGESTVFHVNMPEIDSILKRVKENGGAVKRTKTVIPAMGWYALFNDPDGNTIGLYQKS
- a CDS encoding fasciclin domain-containing protein; its protein translation is MLKLRIVALSVLFVALSVISTNAQNMSKEKSKKDIVTTAVDAGMFKTLATALKEAGLIETLQGKGPFTVFAPTDEAFSKLPKGTIEGLLKDKDALKKILLYHVVSGNVMSGEVVKLKDAKTVEGSKVMITVKDGSVMINNSKVIKADVEASNGVIHVIDTVLLPPTK
- the trkA gene encoding Trk system potassium transporter TrkA, giving the protein MKIIITGMGDVGYQLAKQLSSESHDIIAIDMNNERLSYSDQMADILTINGSSTSVATLKKANVHKADLLVAVTSNEEINITTAILGKKLGAKRTIARISNAEYLDSEAGVNFSELGIDFMIYPEELAAMETVNLINRTAATDVLEFEGGKLSVVGIRLDKNAPVIHKKVFEVAQEYQNVDFRVVAIHRNFRTIIPSGSDKFLPNDQVFVISKPQGHETILQLAGKENLKFDNIMILGGGKIGRRVASLLSDKMSVKLIDANPEKAFELADKLPNTLVIKGDGRDIDLLAQEGIIDVDAYIAVTEDAETNIISCLMAKHLGVKKAIALVDKVDYIPLTQTIGLDALINKKLITANNIVRFIKKGELLSYSTLEGIDAVLIEYVAQPGSEITENTLAKLNLPKGCIIGGYVRDEQGFIGTGDTKIVAGDKVVVFSLPDAVKKLEKFFER